In the Pontibacillus sp. HMF3514 genome, CATATAGAAACCTCCTGTAATCTTGATGTCGAAACATGAGCTATTATAATGAAAACTTTTAGATAAAGCTAAATATGTGCTTTGGTTATTATGTTCATTATTGTTATAGATATCCGTTTTGGTGAGGAGATAAACAATTACCCATTAATAATAATCCCACCATTCACATGAATCATCTGACCACTCACATAAGAAGAATCCTGACTAGCTAAATAAACATAAGCGGGAGCTAGCTCTTTCGGTTGTCCTGCTCGTTTCATTGGCGTACTTGTGCCAAATTGCGCGACTTTCTGTTCATCAAAAGTGGACGGGATTAGTGGTGTCCAGATTGGTCCAGGAGCTACACCATTTACCCGAATACCTTTTTCGATAATCGATTCAGATAGGGAGCGGGTAAAGGCCGTGATGGCTCCTTTTGTGGCAGAATAATCAACAAGATCTTTTGAGCCTTGGTATGCTGTGATAGAAGAAGTATTAATAATAGAGCTCCCCGGTTTTAGGTGAGGGATTGCGGCTTTAGTCATGTAAAAATAGCCAAATAAGTTGGTTCGGAATGTCTGCTCGAGCTGTTCGCTGGTAATATCCATGAAATCCTGCTGTGGATGCTGTTCAGCTGCATTGTTTACGAG is a window encoding:
- a CDS encoding SDR family oxidoreductase translates to MSNQNKQQGQGQPPQHQNRQPGLESDMNPQPEYMDPNYKGSGKLQGKVALVTGGDSGIGRAVSLYFAKEGADVAILYLDEHSDAEKTKSLVEQEGQRALLISGDMGNQAFCESSVNQVINTFGQLDILVNNAAEQHPQQDFMDITSEQLEQTFRTNLFGYFYMTKAAIPHLKPGSSIINTSSITAYQGSKDLVDYSATKGAITAFTRSLSESIIEKGIRVNGVAPGPIWTPLIPSTFDEQKVAQFGTSTPMKRAGQPKELAPAYVYLASQDSSYVSGQMIHVNGGIIING